A window of uncultured Methanoregula sp. genomic DNA:
TCATATCAGTTCCGGCCGTCCCTGCGAGGATGCTTTTGCCCTCTTCTCCGGCTCGTCCGGTGCAAAACCCTGTATCGCCATTGCAGTTGCCGATGGTCACGGGGACCCCCGCCACGACCTGAGCAGGACCGGCAGTGCGCTTGCCGTCCAGGCAGCAATCGATGAACTGGTGGTCTTCCAGCGGCTTCATCTTCATGATGTTCCGGGCCTTACGATCCGCGCCGAATTCAAAGCGGATTTCCCAAGAAGGACGAGCAGAAGATGGCGCGAAGCAGTCAGCGAAGATTCCGGCTGGAAAAACCCTGACAGAACGCAGCATGAAACCTGCGGCCAGTCAGAAATCTCCCGGTATGGCTCCACCCTCATTGCGGCCATGGTTGTTTCCGATATGATCCTCATCAGCCAGATCGGCGACGGGGATATAGTCCTGGTCCGGCCGGATGGTTCGATCGAATGCCCGATTCCGGCCGATCCGTTGCTTGTTGGAAAAGAGACCCACTCCATCTCATCCCGGGATGCCCATCTTCTCTGGCGGACCGCAACCCTGGACCGGGGTGAAGGGGGAGTGCTTATTGTTGCAACAGACGGGGTCTCGGATTCATTCGATGGTCCGGAAGGCGAGGAGTTTCTCAGGTTCATAAAAAGCCTGGTGGCCCGGATCCGGGAGTTCGGCATGGAGAGTGTTGCAGGATCCATGAAAAACTGGCTTGACCGATATTCCGCTCTTGCCAGCGGCGATGATATGACCCTTGTCTTTGTCTGCATCAATGCTGTATCCGCAGATGACAATAATCTCACCGAGCAATATGGCGGGGGTGTGTAATCCTGCCTCTCTCTATCGGCCAGCGTGTGAATGCAGAGCTCTCCGGCATAGAACTTCAGGTGATCAGGAAACTGGGGGAGGGAACGCAGGGCGAAGTGTACCTTGTCGAAGGACCCCGGGGATACCAGGCCGTGAAATGGTACAAACCCGAGCAGGCAACGGCAGACCAGAAGACTGCTATCCTCTACCTTGTCCGTACCGGCCCCCCGTTTGGTGCCGGCGGGAAACGGTTCATCTGGCCCCTTGACCTTGTCACGTCCGGCTCTTCGCGGCAGTTCGGGTACCTGATGTCCCGGATCGATACACAGCGGTTTGCCGAACTTGGCGAAGTCTGGGCCCATCTCAAACCGGTACCGAATTTCTCGGCCCTGTGCGAGATCTCGTACCAGCTGGCCAACAGCTACCGCTCGCTTCACCTGTCCGGGCACTGTTACCGGGATATTTCTGCCGGCAACCTGATGTTCGACCCCAAATCCGGGGATATTCTCATCTGCGACAATGATAATGTGGGGGTGAACCGCCAGTCCCGCTGCCAGGTCTGGGGTACCATGGAGTATATGGCCCCCGAGATTATCCGGGGGGAGGCGGACCCATCCACCCAGACGGATCTCCATTCCCTTGCAATCCTCCTCTTCTACCTCTGGGTCTGGCATCACCCGTTCCACGGCGAGATGGAGTACCGCTTCCATTGCTGGGATATACCGGCCAAAAAGAAGGTCTATGGAGAGACCCCGGTCTTTGTTTTCGATCCTGATAACACCACCAATATCCTCCCTCCCGATCCAGATTATGCTATTGCACGGGAACGCTGGGGCTACTGCCCGGAGGATCTTAAAATCGCATTCACCCGGGCGTTCTCCGAAGGACTGAGAGACCCGGGTCGCCGGATCACGGAAGGGGAGTGGCAGAATCTTTTTTCAGATATCAAGGACCGGATCATCCTCTGCCCGAAGTGCGGTGCAGAAAATATCTCCTGCCGCGATCGCGAGTCTGAATGCTGGCACTGTCACACGCGGATATCGCGCCCCCCAACCCTCATTATACGGCGCCCCACGGGAGAGATCCAGATAGCTCTTGGTCTTGGCAGCCAGATCCTCCGCCGGCATATTTCCACAAATTCTGTTCAGGATGACGGTACAGCCCGAGTCGGAATCATAGTCCC
This region includes:
- a CDS encoding serine/threonine-protein kinase codes for the protein MNAELSGIELQVIRKLGEGTQGEVYLVEGPRGYQAVKWYKPEQATADQKTAILYLVRTGPPFGAGGKRFIWPLDLVTSGSSRQFGYLMSRIDTQRFAELGEVWAHLKPVPNFSALCEISYQLANSYRSLHLSGHCYRDISAGNLMFDPKSGDILICDNDNVGVNRQSRCQVWGTMEYMAPEIIRGEADPSTQTDLHSLAILLFYLWVWHHPFHGEMEYRFHCWDIPAKKKVYGETPVFVFDPDNTTNILPPDPDYAIARERWGYCPEDLKIAFTRAFSEGLRDPGRRITEGEWQNLFSDIKDRIILCPKCGAENISCRDRESECWHCHTRISRPPTLIIRRPTGEIQIALGLGSQILRRHISTNSVQDDGTARVGIIVPHPTIKGAAGIRNESPLVWHAEFPDGSRIEVPHGRAVPLNPGVIITIEGIPLIIAAPGNGENR
- a CDS encoding PP2C family serine/threonine-protein phosphatase → MQPIRDFQCTSEASLGWAFGCSRTGASHISSGRPCEDAFALFSGSSGAKPCIAIAVADGHGDPRHDLSRTGSALAVQAAIDELVVFQRLHLHDVPGLTIRAEFKADFPRRTSRRWREAVSEDSGWKNPDRTQHETCGQSEISRYGSTLIAAMVVSDMILISQIGDGDIVLVRPDGSIECPIPADPLLVGKETHSISSRDAHLLWRTATLDRGEGGVLIVATDGVSDSFDGPEGEEFLRFIKSLVARIREFGMESVAGSMKNWLDRYSALASGDDMTLVFVCINAVSADDNNLTEQYGGGV